One stretch of Longimicrobium sp. DNA includes these proteins:
- a CDS encoding HAD-IA family hydrolase: MKAILFDAGNTLVWLDHPFLVQVLAEAGITASEDDILGAEYEAKLVLDEMVRSGTAGDDRKRGEVYFAEIFRRLGVEDAHFPPIGERLFARHAERNLWSRVRENTIETLEELRRMGYRLGVISNADGRVEALLESLGLRSQFEFVIDSGLVGVEKPDPRIFHMGLERMGVEAHEAAYVGDIYEIDAVGARNVGMHAFLIDPLGRFAEEHGDRIRGIHELPQRLGRAG; this comes from the coding sequence GCTGGTCTGGCTGGACCACCCGTTCCTCGTGCAGGTGCTGGCGGAGGCGGGGATCACCGCGAGCGAGGACGATATCCTCGGCGCCGAGTACGAGGCCAAGCTCGTGCTGGACGAGATGGTGCGCTCCGGCACCGCGGGCGACGACCGGAAGCGCGGCGAGGTCTACTTCGCCGAGATCTTTCGACGGCTGGGGGTTGAGGACGCGCACTTTCCACCGATCGGCGAGCGGCTCTTCGCGCGCCACGCCGAGCGCAACCTGTGGAGCCGCGTTCGCGAGAACACCATCGAGACGCTGGAGGAGCTGCGGCGCATGGGCTACCGCCTGGGAGTCATCTCGAACGCCGACGGCCGCGTGGAGGCGCTGCTGGAGTCGCTCGGCCTGCGCTCGCAGTTCGAGTTCGTGATCGACTCCGGGCTGGTGGGCGTCGAGAAGCCGGACCCGCGCATCTTCCACATGGGGCTGGAGCGGATGGGGGTGGAGGCGCACGAGGCGGCCTACGTGGGCGACATCTACGAGATCGACGCGGTGGGCGCGCGCAACGTGGGGATGCACGCCTTTCTGATCGACCCGCTGGGACGCTTCGCCGAGGAGCATGGCGACCGCATCCGCGGCATCCACGAGCTTCCGCAGCGGCTGGGTCGTGCCGGCTGA
- a CDS encoding methyltransferase domain-containing protein, whose amino-acid sequence MATASAASTSFRSGWVVPAERWWEGYFDETFIDLYRDFLTPERTAREVAGIREMVPLEPGAEILDVACGWGRHSIALAEAGFRVMGMDLSEPLLRHARARAERARVTVNWLRADMREIPFRGRFDAVLSLFSSLGYFLSDEEDLRVLRGAHDALRPGGFFVLETMHRDHAVGGYTERDWWEAEDGTTVWVEREFDAVDGVSREWTRWRRGGKSGEKFHELRIRSATEWAVLLREAGLTPIEWYGDWELAPFVHTSEDLICIARRSTR is encoded by the coding sequence ATGGCGACCGCATCCGCGGCATCCACGAGCTTCCGCAGCGGCTGGGTCGTGCCGGCTGAACGCTGGTGGGAGGGGTACTTCGACGAGACCTTCATCGACCTGTACCGCGACTTCCTCACCCCCGAGCGCACCGCGCGCGAGGTCGCCGGCATCCGCGAGATGGTGCCGCTGGAGCCCGGCGCCGAGATCCTGGACGTCGCCTGCGGATGGGGCCGCCACTCGATCGCTCTGGCCGAGGCGGGGTTCCGGGTCATGGGGATGGACCTTTCCGAACCGCTCCTCCGCCACGCCCGCGCCCGCGCCGAGCGCGCCCGCGTCACTGTCAACTGGCTGCGCGCGGACATGCGCGAGATCCCCTTCCGCGGCCGCTTCGACGCCGTTCTCTCCCTCTTTTCGTCGCTCGGCTACTTCCTCTCGGACGAGGAGGACCTGCGCGTCCTGCGCGGCGCGCACGATGCGCTGCGGCCGGGCGGCTTCTTCGTGCTGGAGACGATGCACCGCGACCACGCCGTCGGCGGCTACACGGAGCGCGACTGGTGGGAGGCGGAGGACGGCACCACCGTCTGGGTGGAGCGCGAGTTCGACGCCGTCGACGGGGTGAGCCGCGAGTGGACGCGCTGGCGTCGGGGTGGAAAGTCGGGAGAGAAATTCCACGAGCTGCGCATCCGCAGCGCCACCGAATGGGCCGTGCTCCTTCGCGAGGCGGGCCTGACGCCGATCGAGTGGTACGGGGATTGGGAACTGGCGCCGTTCGTCCATACGAGCGAGGATCTGATCTGCATCGCGCGGCGGTCAACGCGGTAG